A stretch of Candidatus Krumholzibacteriota bacterium DNA encodes these proteins:
- a CDS encoding glycosyltransferase yields MTERSILMLVNFFPPAGGGGVHRPLSFVRHLSRSNWRVTVVTPEPGEFWISDPALARAIPDGVRVVRTRSASGARLLCRGRAANSRRSSSGFGVLRRLGEFLVLPDTYRGWVPFARRAAAELCRAERFDRLYSTSPPDSTHLAAAAIARRFRIPWVADFRDPWIGLHLRRPPTALHAAIHRSMERRAAGADRVLVTTDWQLEDLERRYPGAQVVKIPNGYEEEDFAGFRPDRPAGPFTISHFGMLTLGRSTRPFLAGLARLFERSPELGKRIAAAFIGPRETANEAWVGRFGLGDAVRFEDTLSHEACVRREAESHALLLVKHDDPRYRGLVPGKLFEYIGARRPILALVPEGEAAAIVRRLRRGEVAPLDSAGAIADAIERLYRRHEAGTLERDYDLGPAPGLSRRAAAERLADLLGRMGETR; encoded by the coding sequence ATGACGGAGCGATCGATCCTCATGCTCGTGAATTTCTTCCCGCCCGCGGGGGGCGGGGGCGTGCACCGCCCGCTCTCCTTCGTCCGGCATCTTTCCCGCTCGAACTGGCGTGTCACCGTCGTCACGCCCGAGCCGGGGGAGTTCTGGATCTCCGACCCCGCCCTCGCCCGCGCCATCCCCGACGGGGTCCGCGTCGTCCGCACCCGCTCCGCCTCCGGCGCCCGCCTGCTTTGCCGCGGCCGGGCGGCGAACTCGCGCCGTTCCTCCTCGGGCTTCGGCGTCCTGCGGCGTCTCGGCGAATTCCTCGTTCTGCCGGACACCTACCGGGGATGGGTCCCCTTCGCCCGGCGCGCCGCCGCGGAGCTCTGCCGGGCGGAGCGCTTCGACCGCCTCTACTCGACGAGCCCGCCCGATTCGACGCACCTCGCCGCGGCCGCGATCGCGCGCCGATTCCGCATCCCGTGGGTCGCCGATTTCCGTGACCCGTGGATCGGGCTCCACCTGCGCCGGCCGCCGACGGCCCTGCACGCGGCAATCCACCGGTCGATGGAAAGACGCGCCGCCGGGGCTGACCGCGTCCTCGTCACCACCGACTGGCAGCTCGAGGATCTCGAGCGGCGGTATCCGGGCGCGCAGGTCGTCAAGATACCGAACGGCTACGAGGAGGAGGATTTCGCCGGTTTCCGGCCCGATCGTCCAGCGGGGCCATTCACGATCTCGCATTTCGGCATGCTGACGCTCGGCCGCTCGACGAGACCCTTCCTCGCCGGGCTCGCGCGGCTCTTCGAACGGTCGCCGGAACTCGGCAAACGGATCGCCGCCGCCTTCATCGGACCGCGCGAGACGGCGAACGAGGCATGGGTCGGGCGGTTCGGCCTCGGCGATGCCGTCCGCTTCGAGGACACCCTTTCGCACGAGGCCTGCGTGCGGCGGGAGGCCGAGAGCCACGCGCTGCTCCTCGTCAAGCACGACGATCCGCGATACCGGGGGCTCGTTCCCGGCAAGCTCTTCGAGTACATCGGCGCGCGCCGCCCGATCCTCGCCCTCGTCCCCGAGGGGGAGGCGGCGGCGATCGTCCGGCGCCTCCGGCGGGGCGAGGTCGCCCCGCTCGACTCGGCCGGGGCGATCGCGGACGCGATCGAGCGGCTCTACCGTCGGCACGAGGCGGGGACGCTCGAGCGGGACTACGATCTCGGACCGGCGCCCGGATTGTCGAGACGGGCGGCGGCCGAACGCCTCGCCGATCTCCTCGGGCGGATGGGAGAAACGCGATGA
- a CDS encoding oligosaccharide flippase family protein: MVDMDQAERAGGHSRIALNTLSLAASGAAGLVFTVLQLSLLSRFLDGERFGLFVALRGFSLLLATIALAGLPQVLVRFLPSLRARGERSRATILFAAASAVVLLLGTAILLSRGLWRPVLPAGARMMIAGDALLFWAVAAAITLSLKLLLYGAFGGLREMRMQMLFEPVFLLVFTLYVVFRRDGLEVTGLFRALAALNGIVFLAGLPVYRSLVRRHFLGRGETAAGSELPRFLPYWGGSVLLSFVALAFTDVDRFVMSTMLPVSAVSLFHVASRVHNVLKRFLGLPVVAASPEITRLYEEGRVGEIPAKIRVFTHGTVVASLFAAAGAAVAGRHLIGLLSGQAYGGAYRILLILLPTIPLSAATAPLVAAMRSLHAMRGAVLCDFLWMAAYFGAFVPLVQTAGIAGMALAQGAACVVQLVAAILLARREGLWGGVGRGTGRLAGVLLVAATAGAYLTRALGPASTIVFLLVFPFAARALIATLGVFEAKETAVFLSILPQGRGQRLLSWLLNAEKAR, translated from the coding sequence ATGGTGGACATGGATCAGGCCGAGAGGGCCGGCGGGCACTCGCGCATCGCGCTGAACACGCTCTCCCTCGCCGCCAGCGGCGCCGCCGGGCTCGTCTTCACCGTCCTGCAGCTTTCCCTTTTGAGCCGGTTTCTCGACGGGGAGCGGTTCGGGCTCTTCGTCGCGCTCAGGGGCTTCTCGCTCCTCCTCGCCACGATCGCCCTCGCGGGACTGCCGCAGGTGCTGGTCCGGTTCCTGCCGAGCCTGCGGGCGCGGGGCGAACGAAGCCGCGCGACGATCCTCTTCGCGGCGGCGTCGGCAGTCGTTCTTCTCCTCGGGACGGCGATCCTCCTGTCGCGCGGTCTCTGGCGCCCGGTTCTGCCGGCGGGGGCCCGGATGATGATCGCCGGCGACGCACTGCTCTTCTGGGCCGTGGCCGCCGCGATCACCCTGTCCCTGAAGCTCCTCCTCTACGGCGCCTTCGGCGGGCTGCGCGAGATGCGCATGCAGATGCTCTTCGAGCCGGTCTTCCTTCTCGTCTTCACGCTCTACGTCGTATTCCGCCGGGACGGCCTCGAGGTGACCGGGCTCTTTCGCGCCCTCGCCGCCCTGAACGGGATCGTCTTCCTCGCCGGCCTGCCCGTCTACCGCTCGCTCGTCCGGCGTCACTTTCTCGGGAGGGGGGAGACGGCCGCGGGCTCCGAGCTGCCGCGGTTCCTTCCCTACTGGGGCGGATCGGTGCTCCTCTCGTTCGTCGCCCTCGCTTTCACCGACGTCGACCGTTTCGTCATGTCCACGATGCTGCCCGTCTCGGCCGTCTCGCTCTTCCACGTGGCCTCGCGCGTGCACAACGTTCTCAAGCGGTTTCTCGGCCTCCCCGTCGTCGCGGCCAGCCCCGAGATCACCCGCCTCTACGAGGAGGGGCGCGTCGGCGAGATCCCGGCGAAGATCCGCGTCTTCACGCACGGGACGGTTGTCGCCTCGCTCTTCGCGGCGGCGGGCGCGGCCGTCGCCGGACGCCACCTGATCGGCCTTCTCTCCGGCCAGGCCTACGGCGGCGCCTACCGGATCCTCCTCATCCTGCTGCCGACGATTCCACTCTCCGCCGCCACCGCCCCGCTCGTGGCAGCCATGCGTTCGCTCCACGCCATGCGGGGTGCCGTGCTCTGCGACTTCCTCTGGATGGCCGCCTATTTCGGCGCGTTCGTTCCCCTCGTCCAGACCGCCGGCATCGCCGGGATGGCGCTCGCGCAGGGGGCGGCCTGCGTCGTCCAGCTCGTCGCGGCGATCCTCCTCGCCCGCAGGGAGGGGCTCTGGGGGGGCGTGGGAAGGGGAACGGGCCGGCTCGCCGGCGTCCTGCTCGTCGCCGCGACGGCGGGGGCGTACCTGACCCGGGCGCTCGGGCCCGCGTCGACGATCGTCTTCCTGCTCGTTTTCCCTTTCGCCGCGAGGGCGCTCATCGCTACACTGGGGGTCTTCGAGGCAAAGGAGACGGCGGTCTTCCTCTCGATCCTGCCGCAGGGGCGGGGGCAACGGCTCCTCTCCTGGCTGCTCAACGCGGAGAAGGCGCGATGA
- a CDS encoding glycosyltransferase family 39 protein yields MSRRELGVLFVCALLFASMVASLGGVLVDDTYIHLVYARNLAEAGELSFNRGEPSYGATSPLWVALLAIAHAAGGNDLLWCRVLSIVFGLLSVGLVWSTVRRLSNVPAAAAAAAAVVAADAWLVRWSAVGMETSFAVFMTLLFLRGSIDLLCTNRQSMLLGFILFLAVLARPETILLAPLAVVAFAFERGPRGPRWLWLAVFAVLYGAWLILIRAHTGTFLPLTAGAKQGRPVVSAALFGRMLVPVKILGATGAIAWLVFFAAAAAGIRRGRSIDALFLPAGKRGRGAVVLMLFWVVALPAVYVLFDFHILSRYLLPVAPVVAILAATGASRLFAGIPASTARLVGGALVLAAVAQGIVFHVAVVAGPTRAFSRGLEETIAGAGRWLAANSPPGAVVAAPDIGAVGWYSGRYILDLGGLVSPEINRMRRRIDVERIVEEGLYLDLGCDYLLDRHETPARFENRTIRGVRFVSVFRGEVSNLGIRKPEPVVYVLYRLERGGG; encoded by the coding sequence ATGAGCCGGCGGGAACTCGGCGTTCTTTTCGTCTGCGCGCTCCTCTTCGCGTCGATGGTCGCCTCGCTCGGCGGCGTCCTCGTCGACGACACGTACATCCATCTCGTCTACGCCCGCAACCTCGCCGAGGCGGGGGAGCTCTCCTTCAACCGCGGGGAGCCCTCCTACGGCGCGACGAGCCCGCTCTGGGTCGCTCTTCTCGCCATCGCGCACGCGGCGGGAGGGAATGACCTCCTCTGGTGCCGCGTTCTGTCGATCGTCTTCGGCCTCCTCTCGGTGGGTCTCGTCTGGTCGACCGTCCGGCGTCTCTCGAACGTTCCGGCCGCCGCGGCCGCCGCGGCCGCCGTCGTCGCCGCCGACGCCTGGCTCGTGCGCTGGTCGGCCGTGGGGATGGAGACCTCCTTCGCCGTCTTCATGACGCTGCTCTTCCTCCGGGGCTCGATCGACCTGCTCTGCACCAACCGGCAAAGCATGCTCCTCGGTTTCATCCTGTTCCTCGCCGTCCTGGCGCGCCCCGAGACGATACTCCTCGCGCCGCTGGCCGTCGTCGCGTTCGCCTTCGAGCGCGGCCCGCGCGGCCCGCGCTGGCTCTGGCTCGCCGTCTTCGCGGTCCTCTACGGCGCCTGGCTCATCCTCATCCGCGCGCACACCGGCACCTTCCTGCCCCTGACGGCGGGGGCCAAGCAGGGGCGCCCCGTTGTTTCCGCGGCCCTGTTCGGCCGGATGCTCGTTCCCGTGAAGATACTCGGCGCGACGGGGGCGATCGCCTGGCTCGTTTTCTTCGCCGCGGCCGCCGCCGGCATACGCCGCGGCCGGTCGATCGACGCCCTCTTCTTGCCGGCGGGAAAGAGGGGACGAGGAGCCGTCGTGCTCATGCTCTTCTGGGTCGTCGCCCTCCCGGCCGTCTACGTGCTCTTCGATTTCCATATCCTCTCGCGCTACCTGCTGCCCGTGGCGCCCGTCGTCGCCATTCTCGCCGCGACCGGCGCGTCGCGGCTCTTCGCCGGCATCCCCGCTTCCACTGCACGCCTGGTGGGGGGGGCGCTCGTCCTGGCGGCCGTGGCCCAGGGGATCGTCTTCCACGTTGCCGTCGTCGCCGGCCCGACGCGCGCCTTCTCGCGCGGGCTCGAGGAGACGATCGCCGGCGCGGGGCGGTGGCTCGCCGCGAACAGTCCGCCCGGTGCGGTCGTCGCCGCGCCGGACATCGGGGCGGTCGGCTGGTACTCGGGCCGCTACATCCTCGACCTCGGCGGTCTCGTTTCCCCGGAGATCAACCGGATGCGGCGGCGGATCGACGTCGAGCGGATCGTGGAGGAGGGGCTGTACCTCGATCTCGGCTGCGACTATCTCCTCGATCGCCACGAGACGCCGGCGCGCTTCGAGAATCGAACGATCCGCGGCGTGCGTTTCGTTTCCGTCTTCCGGGGCGAGGTGTCCAATCTCGGGATCCGCAAGCCGGAACCGGTCGTCTACGTCCTCTACCGCCTCGAGAGGGGGGGAGGATGA
- a CDS encoding class I SAM-dependent methyltransferase encodes MSPPRPVIPGDIPDERMPSLLRNWFLGSKAKRWLSTRRYLEVTGLAGDGPGRALDVGCGWGYALFLLERRGWRPVGIDIVQDDFFAARAIAAANGGKARIAGADVSALPFRPGSFDVVTTVETIEHIYEPDRRRAVREMRAVLSPGGRLVCSTPNYHSLVEAGKRLLVRFPRLKRLCPPMCYPAGVVSRSAYHPYSYHRPVPAGQLVGLLEEEGFEVATVKRIIFVWKNVPDALFPLCRLAEALLERLPLIRCLASTLVVAAVKR; translated from the coding sequence ATGAGCCCGCCCCGTCCCGTGATCCCCGGCGACATACCCGACGAGCGGATGCCGAGCCTGCTGCGCAACTGGTTTCTCGGCTCGAAGGCGAAGCGCTGGCTTTCCACCCGGCGCTATCTCGAGGTGACCGGGCTGGCCGGAGACGGACCGGGTCGGGCCCTCGACGTCGGCTGCGGCTGGGGCTACGCCCTCTTCCTGCTCGAGCGCAGGGGCTGGCGGCCCGTGGGCATCGACATCGTGCAGGATGACTTCTTCGCCGCGCGGGCGATCGCCGCGGCCAACGGGGGAAAGGCGCGCATCGCCGGCGCCGACGTGAGCGCGCTGCCCTTCCGCCCGGGCAGCTTCGACGTCGTGACGACCGTCGAGACGATCGAGCACATCTACGAGCCCGACCGCCGGCGCGCCGTCCGGGAGATGCGCGCGGTCCTCTCGCCGGGCGGGCGGCTGGTCTGCTCGACGCCCAACTACCACAGTCTCGTCGAGGCCGGCAAACGGCTCCTCGTCCGCTTTCCGCGCCTCAAGCGGCTCTGCCCCCCGATGTGCTACCCGGCGGGGGTTGTTTCGCGGAGCGCGTACCACCCCTACTCCTACCACCGCCCAGTTCCCGCCGGCCAGCTCGTCGGCCTCCTCGAGGAGGAGGGATTCGAGGTGGCTACGGTCAAGCGGATCATCTTCGTCTGGAAGAACGTCCCCGACGCGCTGTTTCCCCTCTGCCGACTCGCCGAGGCGCTCCTCGAGCGCCTACCGCTCATTCGCTGTCTCGCATCCACCCTCGTCGTCGCCGCCGTGAAACGCTGA
- a CDS encoding UDP-N-acetylmuramoyl-L-alanyl-D-glutamate--2,6-diaminopimelate ligase, producing the protein MMLTALGAGIGRVESAAAGAVEVSGIAIDTREMTGGELFVAIRGGRADGLDFIDEAVQLGASAVAADRHVETTVPVLRVRDGAEAAALLARRFYGEPDRDMTLAGVTGTNGKTSVCFLLRSILGGDRGPAGIIGTVGSGAGDHLDATANTTPSPVETNRLLAGFRDAGCRSAVMEVSSHATIQKRIAGLEFDAAVYTNITRDHLDYHGTFENYRRAKELFARSLVGSDREKKPGVLVYNVDDRHVREIGEEFAGQTVSYGIERPADVRAAGLEADLEGTRFTIEAGTGETPVRLRLLGRFSAMNALAAAAAATALGIPPDAIRRGLEEAPAVPGRFQLVSRPGGPSIVVDYAHTPDALERVLGFCAELGAKRIVTVFGCGGDRDRGKRPEMGRIAARFSDEVVVTDDNPRTEDPAAIVADILEGLRGGSTPFEVVADRGEAIRRAVEGASAGEIVVIAGKGHEDYQIVGDERRHFSDVEEARRALRSTGGRDEAGGRDED; encoded by the coding sequence ATGATGCTGACGGCGCTGGGCGCGGGGATCGGCCGTGTGGAATCCGCGGCCGCGGGGGCGGTCGAGGTGTCCGGCATCGCGATCGACACGCGGGAGATGACCGGCGGCGAGCTCTTCGTCGCGATCCGCGGCGGGCGGGCCGACGGACTCGATTTCATCGACGAGGCCGTGCAACTCGGCGCGTCGGCGGTGGCGGCGGACCGGCACGTCGAGACGACGGTTCCCGTCTTGCGGGTGCGCGACGGCGCGGAGGCCGCCGCACTTCTCGCCCGGCGGTTCTACGGCGAGCCGGACCGGGACATGACCCTCGCCGGCGTCACCGGCACCAACGGCAAGACCTCCGTCTGCTTCCTGTTGCGCTCCATACTCGGCGGCGACCGCGGTCCGGCGGGTATCATCGGGACGGTCGGCTCCGGGGCGGGCGACCATCTCGACGCGACGGCCAACACGACGCCCTCCCCGGTCGAGACGAATCGCCTTCTCGCCGGCTTCCGCGACGCGGGATGCCGGTCGGCCGTGATGGAGGTGAGCTCGCACGCGACAATCCAGAAGCGGATCGCCGGGCTCGAGTTCGACGCGGCCGTTTACACGAACATCACCCGCGACCATCTCGACTATCACGGCACCTTCGAGAATTACCGCCGGGCGAAGGAGCTCTTCGCCCGCTCGCTCGTCGGGTCGGATCGGGAGAAGAAACCGGGCGTTCTCGTCTACAACGTGGACGACCGCCACGTGCGGGAGATCGGCGAGGAATTCGCGGGACAAACGGTCTCCTACGGGATCGAGCGCCCTGCTGACGTCCGTGCCGCCGGACTCGAGGCGGATCTCGAAGGGACCCGTTTCACCATCGAGGCGGGAACGGGCGAGACGCCGGTTCGCCTGCGTCTGCTCGGCCGCTTTTCCGCGATGAACGCGCTCGCCGCCGCCGCGGCGGCCACGGCCCTCGGCATCCCCCCGGACGCGATCCGGCGCGGGCTCGAGGAGGCGCCGGCCGTTCCCGGACGCTTCCAGCTCGTCTCCCGGCCCGGCGGCCCCTCGATCGTCGTCGACTACGCGCACACCCCCGACGCCCTCGAGCGGGTGCTCGGGTTCTGCGCCGAGCTGGGCGCGAAGCGGATCGTGACCGTCTTCGGATGCGGGGGCGACCGGGACCGCGGCAAGCGTCCCGAGATGGGCCGGATCGCCGCCCGGTTCAGCGACGAGGTCGTCGTCACCGACGACAATCCGCGCACCGAGGACCCGGCGGCGATCGTCGCGGACATCCTCGAGGGGCTCCGCGGCGGATCGACCCCCTTCGAGGTCGTCGCCGACCGCGGCGAGGCGATCCGGCGGGCGGTGGAGGGCGCATCGGCGGGCGAGATCGTCGTGATCGCCGGCAAGGGCCACGAAGACTACCAGATCGTCGGCGACGAGCGGCGGCATTTCAGCGACGTCGAGGAGGCCCGCAGGGCGCTCCGGTCGACGGGGGGACGGGATGAAGCGGGGGGACGGGATGAAGACTGA
- a CDS encoding PASTA domain-containing protein, producing MTRHVPAWRLRLLAFCAAAIVCALLYRLVQVQIVRHVHYKNRADGQWHEQVAWPSRRGSILDRNGMPLAVTSRTWAVGVTPSLFPCDDGAIAGFAEAVGVSVRTVRRALRKDRPYVPLARDRRLNEEAVGLLSAMPGVRLDPSPDRIHPFGAAAPGLVGAVNDEGRGVSGIEQAFDSLLAGEDGWFLVSKDARSNVFRPVNAPGRKPVDGRDVYLTIDSRVQAIVDFELEKAVDRYGAAAGISIVLDPRTGDILALSEKRRDGGVAAGGEGLMSVSCIYEPGSTFKLVTDAYLLERGAVDPYDVFDTEGGEVEFEFGTFRDDHREDAWYSFKESFVKSSNVCTIKAVMNADPRDFHRWLLDFGFGGWTGVDLPAESRGTLRDPGDWSARSLPSIAIGQEIGVTALQMALAYGALANGGVLTSPRIAQRTVDRVGGDAREMPPLQVRRVFSDETAERMKDFCVAVVRKGTGRKAAVPGMTVAGKTGTAQKASGGRYVRGRYVASFIGFCPAEDPRLVCLVLLDEPAYPYWWGGESAAVVFRGIVGGINLATDMLCRSADGEVALGEREGGTFRAPSFLRLTERDAIRLASGSGLVISGAGEEDWIVWSQSPDPGTPMERGDEIRLLYRSPRPLAGTVAVPDCRGLSIREARRLLISCGLESRIDGSGEVRRQTPEPGRSVKRGAAVRLRCETNLSMASRGGGR from the coding sequence ATGACGAGGCACGTTCCAGCCTGGCGATTGCGACTGCTGGCATTCTGCGCGGCCGCGATCGTCTGCGCTCTCCTCTACCGCCTCGTCCAGGTCCAGATCGTCCGGCACGTCCATTACAAGAACCGGGCCGACGGGCAATGGCACGAGCAGGTCGCTTGGCCGTCGCGCCGGGGAAGCATCCTCGACCGCAACGGGATGCCCCTCGCCGTGACGTCGCGCACCTGGGCGGTCGGCGTCACCCCGTCGCTCTTTCCCTGCGACGACGGGGCGATCGCCGGATTCGCCGAAGCCGTCGGCGTCTCCGTCCGCACCGTCCGCCGCGCCCTGCGGAAGGACCGCCCCTACGTCCCGCTCGCCCGCGATCGCCGTCTCAACGAGGAGGCCGTCGGGCTCCTCTCCGCCATGCCCGGTGTCCGGCTCGATCCCAGCCCCGACCGGATCCATCCCTTCGGCGCGGCCGCTCCCGGCCTCGTCGGCGCGGTGAACGACGAGGGGCGGGGGGTGAGCGGGATCGAGCAGGCCTTCGACTCCCTGCTCGCCGGCGAGGACGGCTGGTTCCTCGTCTCCAAGGACGCCCGCAGCAACGTGTTCCGGCCGGTCAACGCCCCCGGGCGCAAGCCGGTCGACGGGCGGGACGTCTATTTGACGATCGATTCGCGGGTGCAGGCGATCGTCGACTTCGAGCTCGAGAAAGCCGTCGACCGGTACGGCGCGGCCGCGGGGATCTCGATCGTCCTCGACCCGCGCACCGGCGACATCCTCGCCCTCTCCGAGAAGCGCCGAGACGGCGGAGTTGCCGCCGGCGGCGAGGGCCTGATGTCGGTGAGCTGCATCTACGAGCCCGGCTCCACCTTCAAGCTGGTCACCGACGCGTACCTGCTCGAACGGGGCGCGGTCGATCCCTACGACGTCTTCGACACCGAGGGGGGCGAGGTCGAGTTCGAGTTCGGCACCTTCCGGGACGATCACCGGGAGGACGCGTGGTACTCCTTCAAGGAATCCTTCGTCAAGTCGAGCAACGTCTGCACGATCAAGGCCGTGATGAACGCCGATCCCCGCGATTTCCACCGGTGGCTGCTCGACTTCGGATTCGGCGGGTGGACCGGTGTCGATCTTCCGGCCGAGTCGCGTGGCACGCTCCGCGATCCCGGGGACTGGTCGGCGCGGTCCCTGCCCAGCATCGCGATCGGGCAGGAGATCGGCGTGACCGCGCTCCAGATGGCCCTCGCCTACGGGGCCCTGGCGAACGGGGGCGTGCTCACCTCTCCGCGGATCGCGCAGCGCACCGTCGACCGGGTTGGCGGCGATGCCCGGGAGATGCCGCCGCTGCAGGTGCGGCGCGTCTTCTCGGACGAGACGGCGGAACGGATGAAGGATTTCTGCGTCGCCGTCGTCAGGAAGGGGACGGGGCGGAAGGCCGCCGTGCCGGGCATGACGGTGGCGGGAAAGACGGGGACGGCGCAGAAGGCCTCGGGAGGCAGGTACGTCCGCGGGCGGTACGTGGCGAGCTTCATCGGGTTCTGCCCCGCCGAGGATCCCCGGCTCGTCTGTCTCGTTCTGCTCGACGAGCCGGCGTATCCGTACTGGTGGGGCGGGGAGTCGGCCGCCGTCGTCTTCCGGGGGATCGTCGGCGGGATCAATCTCGCAACCGACATGCTCTGCCGGTCGGCCGACGGCGAGGTCGCCCTCGGCGAGCGGGAGGGCGGGACGTTCCGGGCCCCCTCCTTTCTCCGGCTGACCGAGCGGGACGCGATCCGTCTCGCCTCGGGAAGCGGGCTCGTCATCAGCGGCGCCGGCGAGGAAGACTGGATCGTCTGGTCGCAGTCGCCCGATCCCGGAACGCCGATGGAGCGGGGCGACGAAATCCGGCTGCTCTACCGTTCGCCGCGGCCGCTCGCCGGCACGGTCGCCGTCCCCGATTGCCGGGGGCTCTCGATCCGCGAGGCGCGGCGGCTCCTGATCTCCTGCGGCCTGGAGAGCAGGATCGACGGCTCCGGCGAGGTGCGGCGGCAGACCCCGGAGCCGGGGCGTTCGGTGAAGCGCGGCGCGGCGGTCCGGCTGCGCTGCGAGACGAATCTCTCGATGGCCTCGCGGGGAGGCGGGCGATGA
- the rsmH gene encoding 16S rRNA (cytosine(1402)-N(4))-methyltransferase RsmH, whose product MRHIPVMAEEVVRLLAPKAGGRYADATLGGGGHAARILDAAPRSTLVGIDRDPAALAAAGERLAAYGDRVRIEQGNFRDLARLAGTGPLDGLLVDLGLSSIQLDDPLRGFSYRSDGPLSMTMGADGRSAAGMIAEAPEREIRSVLRRFGEETRAASIARAIVAARNEAPIETAGKLRAVVEAAVPAHRAVKTLSRVFQALRIWANDELAALEELLPVGLDLLSTGGRIVVISYHSLEDRIVKRFFRREERGCICPPDFPECRCGRLPTLEVLTRRPLRPTAEEIERNARARSARLRAAERI is encoded by the coding sequence ATGCGACACATCCCGGTCATGGCGGAAGAGGTGGTGCGGCTGCTCGCGCCGAAGGCGGGCGGCCGGTACGCCGATGCGACGCTCGGCGGCGGCGGGCACGCGGCGCGCATCCTGGATGCGGCGCCGCGTTCGACGCTCGTCGGGATCGACCGGGATCCGGCCGCCCTCGCCGCCGCGGGGGAACGGCTCGCCGCCTACGGCGACCGGGTGCGGATCGAGCAGGGGAATTTCCGGGATCTCGCGCGCCTGGCCGGGACCGGGCCGCTCGACGGGCTGCTCGTCGATCTCGGGCTCTCCTCGATACAGCTCGACGATCCGCTGCGCGGATTCAGCTATCGCTCCGACGGCCCGCTCTCGATGACGATGGGCGCCGACGGCCGCTCGGCTGCCGGGATGATCGCCGAAGCCCCCGAGCGGGAGATCCGTTCGGTGCTGCGGCGTTTCGGCGAGGAGACGCGGGCGGCGTCGATCGCCCGGGCGATCGTGGCCGCGCGAAACGAGGCGCCGATCGAGACGGCCGGCAAACTGCGGGCCGTCGTCGAGGCCGCCGTTCCGGCGCACCGCGCCGTCAAGACGCTCTCACGCGTCTTCCAGGCGCTGCGGATCTGGGCCAACGACGAGCTGGCCGCGCTCGAGGAGCTGCTCCCGGTCGGGCTCGACCTCCTGTCGACCGGCGGGAGGATCGTCGTCATCTCGTACCATTCGCTGGAGGACCGCATCGTCAAGCGATTCTTCCGGCGCGAGGAGCGGGGTTGCATCTGCCCGCCGGATTTTCCCGAATGCCGGTGCGGGCGGCTGCCAACGCTCGAGGTGCTGACGCGTCGGCCGCTCCGGCCGACCGCAGAGGAAATCGAACGAAACGCGCGGGCGCGGAGCGCGAGGCTTCGCGCGGCCGAGAGGATCTGA
- the mraZ gene encoding division/cell wall cluster transcriptional repressor MraZ: MRSFVGSFTCTLDAKGRIMIPARFRRLLPTDSGEVLVLSKGKEQCLNLFPSAEWERVIERLENLPPGQKKRNLIRFYSDKSQTVNLDKAGRVAISPPFLSLIDNPRRVVVIGALTYMEIWSEESYEQVRGEALDTYLDGDWEY; the protein is encoded by the coding sequence ATGCGCAGCTTCGTGGGCAGCTTCACGTGCACCCTTGACGCCAAGGGCCGCATCATGATCCCCGCCCGGTTCCGGCGGCTCCTGCCCACCGATTCGGGGGAGGTGCTCGTTCTGTCCAAGGGGAAGGAACAGTGCCTCAACCTCTTCCCGTCGGCCGAGTGGGAGCGGGTGATCGAGCGCCTCGAGAACCTTCCCCCGGGGCAGAAGAAGCGGAACCTGATCCGTTTCTACAGCGACAAGTCGCAGACGGTCAATCTCGACAAGGCCGGCCGGGTGGCGATCTCGCCCCCCTTCCTCTCCCTGATCGACAACCCCCGCAGGGTGGTCGTGATCGGGGCCCTGACGTACATGGAGATCTGGTCCGAGGAGAGCTACGAGCAGGTGCGCGGCGAGGCTCTCGATACGTACCTCGACGGCGACTGGGAGTACTGA